A window of the Falco biarmicus isolate bFalBia1 chromosome 10, bFalBia1.pri, whole genome shotgun sequence genome harbors these coding sequences:
- the CD6 gene encoding T-cell differentiation antigen CD6 isoform X3, with protein MEGLCLLLVTLSAAAPGHGAASWKAAVSAAQARNGTPHFSIPPDPTEPMEPRSTPAGRAAGNTSVAPALGMLRLAGGQSRCEGRVEMEQAGAWGTVCDDAWDLADADVVCRQLRCGWAVRTHDGAAFGRGTGPILRDEVRCKGHEEHLWDCPAELEHDCSHKEDAGVVCSEHQEWRLSGGRDGCAGRVEVFFRGTWSTVCDSTWYELEASVLCHTLGCGEPLRQLAFGHTLPGRMLYQCESQQPSLAHCQWTYNKSAPCHQSQAAGVVCNGSQGLQPPTPMATVTPTNVTLLHAEEGSLAVGTQSPLHMPLFILCLVLAALLLLTVLAFTATLLRVRKRSAGPVLVTHSTQNPSAPSGTSNDYRDMPPSLPKGPDAPDPAPPTAKDSDSDSDYEHYDFSSNPPVALSTFYNSLRQQPSEQLLPMMPSQNGMEPFPAEVPARLGPPSCGRGSSSSTSSSSSTEPYCNDSVPPQHAWACPPPAADSTCQHATPTTHDYSNYPSTAHQATACAPTPVLSPPWVPVSPADPEPTDSSSTSSGEWYENVQDTEPPGDLSSDPNWPAPFLPLGGHMQDPSCSEGSDYDDIQGSAY; from the exons ATGGaggggctctgcctgctcttgGTGACTCTCTCCGCCGCAGCGCCCGGACACG GGGCAGCGAGCTGGAAGGCAGCGGTGTCGGCAGCCCAGGCACGTAATGGCACCCCACACTTCAGCATTCCCCCCG ACCCCACGGAGCCGATGGAACCTCGCAGCACCCCAGCAGGCAGGGCGGCTGGAAACACCTCAGTGGCACCAG CTCTTGGCATGCTGCGGCTAGCCGGCGGCCAGAGCCGGTGCGAGGGCCGGGTAGAGATGGAGCAGGCAGGTGCCTGGGGCACGGTGTGCGACGACGCCTGGGACTTGGCCGACGCTGACGTTGTGTGCCGGCAACTGCGCTGCGGCTGGGCTGTGCGCACCCATGACGGTGCTGCCTTCGGCCGGGGCACTGGACCCATCCTGCGGGACGAGGTGCGCTGCAAGGGACACGAGGAGCATCTCTGGGACTGCCCGGCTGAGCTGGAGCATGACTGCAGCCACAAGGAAGATGCTGGTGTGGTGTGTTCAG AGCACCAGGAGTGGCGGCTCTCCGGGGGCCGGGACGGCTGCGCCGGCCGGGTTGAGGTCTTTTTCCGTGGTACATGGAGCACAGTGTGTGACAGCACGTGGTACGAGCTGGAGGCCAGCGTGCTGTGCCACACACTGGGCTGCGGGGAGCCCCTCCGGCAGCTCGCCTTTGGCCACACGCTGCCCGGCAGGATGCTCTACCAGTGCGAGAGCCAGCAGCCCTCGCTGGCCCACTGCCAGTGGACCTACAACAAATCGGCTCCATGCCACCAGTCCCAAGCGGCTGGCGTGGTCTGTAATG GCTCCCAGGGCTTGCAGCCACCAACCCCAATGGCCACGGTGACACCAACCAACGTCACGCTCCTGCACG CTGAGGAAGGCtccctggctgtggggacacaGTCCCCTCTGCACATGCCCCTCTTCATCCTCTGCCTGGTtctggcagcactgctgctgctcaccgTGCTGGCCTTCACTGCCACCCTGCTgagggtgaggaagaggagcg CCGGTCCGGTCCTGGTGACCCACAGCACCCAGAACCCCAGTGCGCCCTCGGGGACCTCCAATGACTACAGGGACATGCCTCCCAGCCTTCCCAAAGGACCAG ACGCACCAGACCCAGCCCCTCCCACTGCCAAGGACTCCGACTCTGACTCTGACTACGAACACTATGACTTCAGCAGCAACCCGCCCGTGGCCCTTTCCACTTTCTACA ACTCACTGCGCCAGCAGCCCAGCGAGCAGCTGCTCCCGATGATGCCCAGCCAGAACGGGATGGAGCCGTTCCCTGCGGAGG TGCCGGCCAGGCTGGGCCCCCCATCCTGTggcagggggagcagctcctccacctcctcctcctcatccacCGAGCCCTACTGCAATGACAGTGTGCCCCCCCAGCATGCCTGGGCCTGCCCCCCACCCGCTGCCgacagcacctgccagcacGCAACACCCACCACCCATGACTACAGCAACTACCCCAGCACAG CTCACCAAGCAACAGCCTGTGCACCCACCCCAGTGCTCTCCCCACCCTGGGTACCTGTGTCTCCAGCAGACCCTGAGCCCACCGACAGCTCCAGTACCTCCTCGGGGGAGTGGTATGAGAATGTGCAGGACACGGAACCACCGGGAGACCTGTCCTCAGACCCCA ACTGGCCAGCTCCATTTTTGCCCTTAGGGGGACACATGCAGGACCCCAGCTGCTCTGAGGGCAGTGACTACGATGACATCCAGGGCTCTGCCTACTGA
- the CD6 gene encoding T-cell differentiation antigen CD6 isoform X5 has protein sequence MEGLCLLLVTLSAAAPGHGAASWKAAVSAAQARNGTPHFSIPPDPTEPMEPRSTPAGRAAGNTSVAPALGMLRLAGGQSRCEGRVEMEQAGAWGTVCDDAWDLADADVVCRQLRCGWAVRTHDGAAFGRGTGPILRDEVRCKGHEEHLWDCPAELEHDCSHKEDAGVVCSEHQEWRLSGGRDGCAGRVEVFFRGTWSTVCDSTWYELEASVLCHTLGCGEPLRQLAFGHTLPGRMLYQCESQQPSLAHCQWTYNKSAPCHQSQAAGVVCNGSQGLQPPTPMATVTPTNVTLLHAEEGSLAVGTQSPLHMPLFILCLVLAALLLLTVLAFTATLLRVRKRSAHTMSSHGLAGPVLVTHSTQNPSAPSGTSNDYRDMPPSLPKGPDAPDPAPPTAKDSDSDSDYEHYDFSSNPPVALSTFYNSLRQQPSEQLLPMMPSQNGMEPFPAEVPARLGPPSCGRGSSSSTSSSSSTEPYCNDSVPPQHAWACPPPAADSTCQHATPTTHDYSNYPSTDPEPTDSSSTSSGEWYENVQDTEPPGDLSSDPRGHMQDPSCSEGSDYDDIQGSAY, from the exons ATGGaggggctctgcctgctcttgGTGACTCTCTCCGCCGCAGCGCCCGGACACG GGGCAGCGAGCTGGAAGGCAGCGGTGTCGGCAGCCCAGGCACGTAATGGCACCCCACACTTCAGCATTCCCCCCG ACCCCACGGAGCCGATGGAACCTCGCAGCACCCCAGCAGGCAGGGCGGCTGGAAACACCTCAGTGGCACCAG CTCTTGGCATGCTGCGGCTAGCCGGCGGCCAGAGCCGGTGCGAGGGCCGGGTAGAGATGGAGCAGGCAGGTGCCTGGGGCACGGTGTGCGACGACGCCTGGGACTTGGCCGACGCTGACGTTGTGTGCCGGCAACTGCGCTGCGGCTGGGCTGTGCGCACCCATGACGGTGCTGCCTTCGGCCGGGGCACTGGACCCATCCTGCGGGACGAGGTGCGCTGCAAGGGACACGAGGAGCATCTCTGGGACTGCCCGGCTGAGCTGGAGCATGACTGCAGCCACAAGGAAGATGCTGGTGTGGTGTGTTCAG AGCACCAGGAGTGGCGGCTCTCCGGGGGCCGGGACGGCTGCGCCGGCCGGGTTGAGGTCTTTTTCCGTGGTACATGGAGCACAGTGTGTGACAGCACGTGGTACGAGCTGGAGGCCAGCGTGCTGTGCCACACACTGGGCTGCGGGGAGCCCCTCCGGCAGCTCGCCTTTGGCCACACGCTGCCCGGCAGGATGCTCTACCAGTGCGAGAGCCAGCAGCCCTCGCTGGCCCACTGCCAGTGGACCTACAACAAATCGGCTCCATGCCACCAGTCCCAAGCGGCTGGCGTGGTCTGTAATG GCTCCCAGGGCTTGCAGCCACCAACCCCAATGGCCACGGTGACACCAACCAACGTCACGCTCCTGCACG CTGAGGAAGGCtccctggctgtggggacacaGTCCCCTCTGCACATGCCCCTCTTCATCCTCTGCCTGGTtctggcagcactgctgctgctcaccgTGCTGGCCTTCACTGCCACCCTGCTgagggtgaggaagaggagcg CCCACACCATGTCCTCCCACGGGCTAGCCGGTCCGGTCCTGGTGACCCACAGCACCCAGAACCCCAGTGCGCCCTCGGGGACCTCCAATGACTACAGGGACATGCCTCCCAGCCTTCCCAAAGGACCAG ACGCACCAGACCCAGCCCCTCCCACTGCCAAGGACTCCGACTCTGACTCTGACTACGAACACTATGACTTCAGCAGCAACCCGCCCGTGGCCCTTTCCACTTTCTACA ACTCACTGCGCCAGCAGCCCAGCGAGCAGCTGCTCCCGATGATGCCCAGCCAGAACGGGATGGAGCCGTTCCCTGCGGAGG TGCCGGCCAGGCTGGGCCCCCCATCCTGTggcagggggagcagctcctccacctcctcctcctcatccacCGAGCCCTACTGCAATGACAGTGTGCCCCCCCAGCATGCCTGGGCCTGCCCCCCACCCGCTGCCgacagcacctgccagcacGCAACACCCACCACCCATGACTACAGCAACTACCCCAGCACAG ACCCTGAGCCCACCGACAGCTCCAGTACCTCCTCGGGGGAGTGGTATGAGAATGTGCAGGACACGGAACCACCGGGAGACCTGTCCTCAGACCCCA GGGGACACATGCAGGACCCCAGCTGCTCTGAGGGCAGTGACTACGATGACATCCAGGGCTCTGCCTACTGA
- the CD6 gene encoding T-cell differentiation antigen CD6 isoform X4: MEGLCLLLVTLSAAAPGHGAASWKAAVSAAQARNGTPHFSIPPDPTEPMEPRSTPAGRAAGNTSVAPALGMLRLAGGQSRCEGRVEMEQAGAWGTVCDDAWDLADADVVCRQLRCGWAVRTHDGAAFGRGTGPILRDEVRCKGHEEHLWDCPAELEHDCSHKEDAGVVCSEHQEWRLSGGRDGCAGRVEVFFRGTWSTVCDSTWYELEASVLCHTLGCGEPLRQLAFGHTLPGRMLYQCESQQPSLAHCQWTYNKSAPCHQSQAAGVVCNGSQGLQPPTPMATVTPTNVTLLHAEEGSLAVGTQSPLHMPLFILCLVLAALLLLTVLAFTATLLRVRKRSAHTMSSHGLAGPVLVTHSTQNPSAPSGTSNDYRDMPPSLPKGPDAPDPAPPTAKDSDSDSDYEHYDFSSNPPVALSTFYNSLRQQPSEQLLPMMPSQNGMEPFPAEVPARLGPPSCGRGSSSSTSSSSSTEPYCNDSVPPQHAWACPPPAADSTCQHATPTTHDYSNYPSTDPEPTDSSSTSSGEWYENVQDTEPPGDLSSDPNWPAPFLPLGGHMQDPSCSEGSDYDDIQGSAY; this comes from the exons ATGGaggggctctgcctgctcttgGTGACTCTCTCCGCCGCAGCGCCCGGACACG GGGCAGCGAGCTGGAAGGCAGCGGTGTCGGCAGCCCAGGCACGTAATGGCACCCCACACTTCAGCATTCCCCCCG ACCCCACGGAGCCGATGGAACCTCGCAGCACCCCAGCAGGCAGGGCGGCTGGAAACACCTCAGTGGCACCAG CTCTTGGCATGCTGCGGCTAGCCGGCGGCCAGAGCCGGTGCGAGGGCCGGGTAGAGATGGAGCAGGCAGGTGCCTGGGGCACGGTGTGCGACGACGCCTGGGACTTGGCCGACGCTGACGTTGTGTGCCGGCAACTGCGCTGCGGCTGGGCTGTGCGCACCCATGACGGTGCTGCCTTCGGCCGGGGCACTGGACCCATCCTGCGGGACGAGGTGCGCTGCAAGGGACACGAGGAGCATCTCTGGGACTGCCCGGCTGAGCTGGAGCATGACTGCAGCCACAAGGAAGATGCTGGTGTGGTGTGTTCAG AGCACCAGGAGTGGCGGCTCTCCGGGGGCCGGGACGGCTGCGCCGGCCGGGTTGAGGTCTTTTTCCGTGGTACATGGAGCACAGTGTGTGACAGCACGTGGTACGAGCTGGAGGCCAGCGTGCTGTGCCACACACTGGGCTGCGGGGAGCCCCTCCGGCAGCTCGCCTTTGGCCACACGCTGCCCGGCAGGATGCTCTACCAGTGCGAGAGCCAGCAGCCCTCGCTGGCCCACTGCCAGTGGACCTACAACAAATCGGCTCCATGCCACCAGTCCCAAGCGGCTGGCGTGGTCTGTAATG GCTCCCAGGGCTTGCAGCCACCAACCCCAATGGCCACGGTGACACCAACCAACGTCACGCTCCTGCACG CTGAGGAAGGCtccctggctgtggggacacaGTCCCCTCTGCACATGCCCCTCTTCATCCTCTGCCTGGTtctggcagcactgctgctgctcaccgTGCTGGCCTTCACTGCCACCCTGCTgagggtgaggaagaggagcg CCCACACCATGTCCTCCCACGGGCTAGCCGGTCCGGTCCTGGTGACCCACAGCACCCAGAACCCCAGTGCGCCCTCGGGGACCTCCAATGACTACAGGGACATGCCTCCCAGCCTTCCCAAAGGACCAG ACGCACCAGACCCAGCCCCTCCCACTGCCAAGGACTCCGACTCTGACTCTGACTACGAACACTATGACTTCAGCAGCAACCCGCCCGTGGCCCTTTCCACTTTCTACA ACTCACTGCGCCAGCAGCCCAGCGAGCAGCTGCTCCCGATGATGCCCAGCCAGAACGGGATGGAGCCGTTCCCTGCGGAGG TGCCGGCCAGGCTGGGCCCCCCATCCTGTggcagggggagcagctcctccacctcctcctcctcatccacCGAGCCCTACTGCAATGACAGTGTGCCCCCCCAGCATGCCTGGGCCTGCCCCCCACCCGCTGCCgacagcacctgccagcacGCAACACCCACCACCCATGACTACAGCAACTACCCCAGCACAG ACCCTGAGCCCACCGACAGCTCCAGTACCTCCTCGGGGGAGTGGTATGAGAATGTGCAGGACACGGAACCACCGGGAGACCTGTCCTCAGACCCCA ACTGGCCAGCTCCATTTTTGCCCTTAGGGGGACACATGCAGGACCCCAGCTGCTCTGAGGGCAGTGACTACGATGACATCCAGGGCTCTGCCTACTGA
- the CD6 gene encoding T-cell differentiation antigen CD6 isoform X2 codes for MEGLCLLLVTLSAAAPGHGAASWKAAVSAAQARNGTPHFSIPPDPTEPMEPRSTPAGRAAGNTSVAPALGMLRLAGGQSRCEGRVEMEQAGAWGTVCDDAWDLADADVVCRQLRCGWAVRTHDGAAFGRGTGPILRDEVRCKGHEEHLWDCPAELEHDCSHKEDAGVVCSEHQEWRLSGGRDGCAGRVEVFFRGTWSTVCDSTWYELEASVLCHTLGCGEPLRQLAFGHTLPGRMLYQCESQQPSLAHCQWTYNKSAPCHQSQAAGVVCNGSQGLQPPTPMATVTPTNVTLLHAEEGSLAVGTQSPLHMPLFILCLVLAALLLLTVLAFTATLLRVRKRSAHTMSSHGLAGPVLVTHSTQNPSAPSGTSNDYRDMPPSLPKGPDAPDPAPPTAKDSDSDSDYEHYDFSSNPPVALSTFYNSLRQQPSEQLLPMMPSQNGMEPFPAEVPARLGPPSCGRGSSSSTSSSSSTEPYCNDSVPPQHAWACPPPAADSTCQHATPTTHDYSNYPSTAHQATACAPTPVLSPPWVPVSPADPEPTDSSSTSSGEWYENVQDTEPPGDLSSDPRGHMQDPSCSEGSDYDDIQGSAY; via the exons ATGGaggggctctgcctgctcttgGTGACTCTCTCCGCCGCAGCGCCCGGACACG GGGCAGCGAGCTGGAAGGCAGCGGTGTCGGCAGCCCAGGCACGTAATGGCACCCCACACTTCAGCATTCCCCCCG ACCCCACGGAGCCGATGGAACCTCGCAGCACCCCAGCAGGCAGGGCGGCTGGAAACACCTCAGTGGCACCAG CTCTTGGCATGCTGCGGCTAGCCGGCGGCCAGAGCCGGTGCGAGGGCCGGGTAGAGATGGAGCAGGCAGGTGCCTGGGGCACGGTGTGCGACGACGCCTGGGACTTGGCCGACGCTGACGTTGTGTGCCGGCAACTGCGCTGCGGCTGGGCTGTGCGCACCCATGACGGTGCTGCCTTCGGCCGGGGCACTGGACCCATCCTGCGGGACGAGGTGCGCTGCAAGGGACACGAGGAGCATCTCTGGGACTGCCCGGCTGAGCTGGAGCATGACTGCAGCCACAAGGAAGATGCTGGTGTGGTGTGTTCAG AGCACCAGGAGTGGCGGCTCTCCGGGGGCCGGGACGGCTGCGCCGGCCGGGTTGAGGTCTTTTTCCGTGGTACATGGAGCACAGTGTGTGACAGCACGTGGTACGAGCTGGAGGCCAGCGTGCTGTGCCACACACTGGGCTGCGGGGAGCCCCTCCGGCAGCTCGCCTTTGGCCACACGCTGCCCGGCAGGATGCTCTACCAGTGCGAGAGCCAGCAGCCCTCGCTGGCCCACTGCCAGTGGACCTACAACAAATCGGCTCCATGCCACCAGTCCCAAGCGGCTGGCGTGGTCTGTAATG GCTCCCAGGGCTTGCAGCCACCAACCCCAATGGCCACGGTGACACCAACCAACGTCACGCTCCTGCACG CTGAGGAAGGCtccctggctgtggggacacaGTCCCCTCTGCACATGCCCCTCTTCATCCTCTGCCTGGTtctggcagcactgctgctgctcaccgTGCTGGCCTTCACTGCCACCCTGCTgagggtgaggaagaggagcg CCCACACCATGTCCTCCCACGGGCTAGCCGGTCCGGTCCTGGTGACCCACAGCACCCAGAACCCCAGTGCGCCCTCGGGGACCTCCAATGACTACAGGGACATGCCTCCCAGCCTTCCCAAAGGACCAG ACGCACCAGACCCAGCCCCTCCCACTGCCAAGGACTCCGACTCTGACTCTGACTACGAACACTATGACTTCAGCAGCAACCCGCCCGTGGCCCTTTCCACTTTCTACA ACTCACTGCGCCAGCAGCCCAGCGAGCAGCTGCTCCCGATGATGCCCAGCCAGAACGGGATGGAGCCGTTCCCTGCGGAGG TGCCGGCCAGGCTGGGCCCCCCATCCTGTggcagggggagcagctcctccacctcctcctcctcatccacCGAGCCCTACTGCAATGACAGTGTGCCCCCCCAGCATGCCTGGGCCTGCCCCCCACCCGCTGCCgacagcacctgccagcacGCAACACCCACCACCCATGACTACAGCAACTACCCCAGCACAG CTCACCAAGCAACAGCCTGTGCACCCACCCCAGTGCTCTCCCCACCCTGGGTACCTGTGTCTCCAGCAGACCCTGAGCCCACCGACAGCTCCAGTACCTCCTCGGGGGAGTGGTATGAGAATGTGCAGGACACGGAACCACCGGGAGACCTGTCCTCAGACCCCA GGGGACACATGCAGGACCCCAGCTGCTCTGAGGGCAGTGACTACGATGACATCCAGGGCTCTGCCTACTGA
- the CD6 gene encoding T-cell differentiation antigen CD6 isoform X1 yields MEGLCLLLVTLSAAAPGHGAASWKAAVSAAQARNGTPHFSIPPDPTEPMEPRSTPAGRAAGNTSVAPALGMLRLAGGQSRCEGRVEMEQAGAWGTVCDDAWDLADADVVCRQLRCGWAVRTHDGAAFGRGTGPILRDEVRCKGHEEHLWDCPAELEHDCSHKEDAGVVCSEHQEWRLSGGRDGCAGRVEVFFRGTWSTVCDSTWYELEASVLCHTLGCGEPLRQLAFGHTLPGRMLYQCESQQPSLAHCQWTYNKSAPCHQSQAAGVVCNGSQGLQPPTPMATVTPTNVTLLHAEEGSLAVGTQSPLHMPLFILCLVLAALLLLTVLAFTATLLRVRKRSAHTMSSHGLAGPVLVTHSTQNPSAPSGTSNDYRDMPPSLPKGPDAPDPAPPTAKDSDSDSDYEHYDFSSNPPVALSTFYNSLRQQPSEQLLPMMPSQNGMEPFPAEVPARLGPPSCGRGSSSSTSSSSSTEPYCNDSVPPQHAWACPPPAADSTCQHATPTTHDYSNYPSTAHQATACAPTPVLSPPWVPVSPADPEPTDSSSTSSGEWYENVQDTEPPGDLSSDPNWPAPFLPLGGHMQDPSCSEGSDYDDIQGSAY; encoded by the exons ATGGaggggctctgcctgctcttgGTGACTCTCTCCGCCGCAGCGCCCGGACACG GGGCAGCGAGCTGGAAGGCAGCGGTGTCGGCAGCCCAGGCACGTAATGGCACCCCACACTTCAGCATTCCCCCCG ACCCCACGGAGCCGATGGAACCTCGCAGCACCCCAGCAGGCAGGGCGGCTGGAAACACCTCAGTGGCACCAG CTCTTGGCATGCTGCGGCTAGCCGGCGGCCAGAGCCGGTGCGAGGGCCGGGTAGAGATGGAGCAGGCAGGTGCCTGGGGCACGGTGTGCGACGACGCCTGGGACTTGGCCGACGCTGACGTTGTGTGCCGGCAACTGCGCTGCGGCTGGGCTGTGCGCACCCATGACGGTGCTGCCTTCGGCCGGGGCACTGGACCCATCCTGCGGGACGAGGTGCGCTGCAAGGGACACGAGGAGCATCTCTGGGACTGCCCGGCTGAGCTGGAGCATGACTGCAGCCACAAGGAAGATGCTGGTGTGGTGTGTTCAG AGCACCAGGAGTGGCGGCTCTCCGGGGGCCGGGACGGCTGCGCCGGCCGGGTTGAGGTCTTTTTCCGTGGTACATGGAGCACAGTGTGTGACAGCACGTGGTACGAGCTGGAGGCCAGCGTGCTGTGCCACACACTGGGCTGCGGGGAGCCCCTCCGGCAGCTCGCCTTTGGCCACACGCTGCCCGGCAGGATGCTCTACCAGTGCGAGAGCCAGCAGCCCTCGCTGGCCCACTGCCAGTGGACCTACAACAAATCGGCTCCATGCCACCAGTCCCAAGCGGCTGGCGTGGTCTGTAATG GCTCCCAGGGCTTGCAGCCACCAACCCCAATGGCCACGGTGACACCAACCAACGTCACGCTCCTGCACG CTGAGGAAGGCtccctggctgtggggacacaGTCCCCTCTGCACATGCCCCTCTTCATCCTCTGCCTGGTtctggcagcactgctgctgctcaccgTGCTGGCCTTCACTGCCACCCTGCTgagggtgaggaagaggagcg CCCACACCATGTCCTCCCACGGGCTAGCCGGTCCGGTCCTGGTGACCCACAGCACCCAGAACCCCAGTGCGCCCTCGGGGACCTCCAATGACTACAGGGACATGCCTCCCAGCCTTCCCAAAGGACCAG ACGCACCAGACCCAGCCCCTCCCACTGCCAAGGACTCCGACTCTGACTCTGACTACGAACACTATGACTTCAGCAGCAACCCGCCCGTGGCCCTTTCCACTTTCTACA ACTCACTGCGCCAGCAGCCCAGCGAGCAGCTGCTCCCGATGATGCCCAGCCAGAACGGGATGGAGCCGTTCCCTGCGGAGG TGCCGGCCAGGCTGGGCCCCCCATCCTGTggcagggggagcagctcctccacctcctcctcctcatccacCGAGCCCTACTGCAATGACAGTGTGCCCCCCCAGCATGCCTGGGCCTGCCCCCCACCCGCTGCCgacagcacctgccagcacGCAACACCCACCACCCATGACTACAGCAACTACCCCAGCACAG CTCACCAAGCAACAGCCTGTGCACCCACCCCAGTGCTCTCCCCACCCTGGGTACCTGTGTCTCCAGCAGACCCTGAGCCCACCGACAGCTCCAGTACCTCCTCGGGGGAGTGGTATGAGAATGTGCAGGACACGGAACCACCGGGAGACCTGTCCTCAGACCCCA ACTGGCCAGCTCCATTTTTGCCCTTAGGGGGACACATGCAGGACCCCAGCTGCTCTGAGGGCAGTGACTACGATGACATCCAGGGCTCTGCCTACTGA